A window of Jannaschia sp. M317 contains these coding sequences:
- a CDS encoding nuclear transport factor 2 family protein: protein MNRRTLLTTSLGASLAIILGTHAGAQNMDEQTQESFDTVMAFMGAMGSGDMEAMGALMADDMVWHNEGDESLPWIGETRGKENIFTFLGVFSENLQTTKWENTDAFASGDTVAVFGVMNAITTHSGKETGDFTFALRAKVRDGQVVLWHWFEDTFAVSQAYHG from the coding sequence ATGAACCGCAGAACACTTCTTACAACATCGCTCGGCGCATCGCTGGCGATCATCCTTGGAACACACGCAGGAGCACAGAACATGGACGAACAAACACAGGAATCTTTCGACACAGTCATGGCTTTCATGGGCGCGATGGGGTCCGGCGATATGGAGGCGATGGGCGCACTGATGGCTGACGATATGGTCTGGCACAATGAAGGCGACGAAAGCCTGCCGTGGATCGGCGAGACCCGTGGCAAGGAAAACATCTTCACGTTCCTTGGTGTCTTCTCCGAAAACCTGCAAACCACGAAATGGGAAAATACCGACGCCTTCGCGTCCGGCGATACCGTGGCCGTCTTTGGCGTGATGAATGCAATCACCACCCATTCTGGCAAGGAGACAGGAGACTTCACCTTTGCCCTAAGAGCCAAGGTCCGGGATGGGCAGGTGGTTTTGTGGCATTGGTTCGAAGACACGTTCGCCGTCAGCCAAGCATATCACGGCTAA